In the genome of Thermoleophilia bacterium, the window TCCTGGCCCCGGAGCACGTCGCGCTCCTGCGTCGCCACCCACCGCGAGACGTCGAAGTGAGCGTGTACGGAGCCAGCCGCGAAGCCTACGAGCGCGTCACCCGTCGGCGAGGGTCGTTCGCCGCCTTCACGCGTGGCCTCAACCTTCTGCTCGATGGCGGAGTCGACGTCCGCCTCAAAGCTGTAGCGATGCGCTCGAACATCGACGAGTTCCCGGCCATCGCAGCCTTCTGCCGAGATAGAACGAAGGACTACTACCGTTTCGACCCGTTGCTCCACCTGCGCTACGACCGTGACCCGGAACGCAACGCCGAGATCCGCGCGGAGCGACTCACACCCGCTGAGATCGTGGCTGTCGAGCGCGCCGACGGCGAACGCTTCGGCGCGCTCACGAGTGTCGGCGTAGAGGGAGCACGTACGGCGAACGACGGTTCTCCTCGCGAGAACGATCACCTCTTCCACTGCGGCGCGGGCACGTCGAGCTTCACGGTCGGCGCCGACGGAATGCTCCGCCTCTGCGGCGCTCTCGTACATCCCGGCACGACGTACAATCTCCGTGCCGGCTCTCTGCGCGAAGCTTGGCAAGAGTTCGTGCCGCGGGTGCGCGACCTGCGCGGCACGAACCAGCTCTTCCTCCAGAGGTGCCGGCAGTGCGACATCATCGATCTCTGCCAATGGTGCCCGGCGCACGCCGACCTCGAAAGCGGTGCGATGGACGAATGGGCAGACTATTTCTGCGCCGTCGCACACGCTCGTGCCGCCGCGCTCGCCGTGCCGTTGGCGTGAGCGCCGCAGCCGCCCGCCGCCTGACCCCCGAGCTCGAGGCGCTCCTCGTCTGCGCCCAGTGGGTCATCGACCCCGCGCAGACGCCACGCTTTCGTTCCGCCCTCGGTCGCTGCGCATCGCCGCAGCTTCTCTGCCGCACCGCAATCGCGCACGGCATGACAGGACACCTCCGCGCCGCGCTCCGAACAGCGCCCGAGCTGCAGGACACGCCCTTGGCAACAACGGTCGCAAAGGTCGCCGCATCGGCCGCCCGTCGCGGTTTGCGCCAGTCTGCGGTCTTGCTCCGCCTGATCGACAAGTTAGCCGGAAGCGGCATCGAGGCCATGCCGATCAAAGGGCCGGCCTGGGCAGAAGCGCTCTACGGGGATGTCGCGCTGCGCAACTGGTCCGATCTCGACATCCTGGTCCGCTACGCGGATGTTCCCCGAGCACGCGCAATCCTGCTGGACGAAGGCTTTCACGACGCCAGCTCGTTCAACGAACGCTTCCTCGCCCGCGAGCACCGCGGCCAAGGGGAACTGCACTTCGCATCGGCGAAACCGGTACACCTCGATCTGCACTGGGAAGTCGGCGTCGCGTATCGCGGTCGAGGGCTGCCGGCACAACATTTCCTCGCCCGCTCCGTACCTCGCATCCTTCTGCAGCGCCCGATCTTGGGACCGTCCGCCGCCGACCTGGCGCTTCTCACCTGCATCAACGGCAGTCGTGATCGCTGGAACAAGATCGAGTCCCTCCTAGCGCTCGGCGTGCAGATTCGCGACCTGCCCCACGACGCGTGGAGCGACATCCTCGCCGGCGCTCGCGAGGTCGGCTGCGCACGACGCGTCGTGATCGGCGTCACGCACGTCTCTCGCGCACTCGGCCTCGACCTGCCGCCGGCGATTGCAGCCGCGATCGCCGGCGACCCCGTTGGGAGGCTCCTCGTGTGCGCGCTCTCCCCCGACACACTCGACACGCAGAGTGACGACAACGGCAGGCGCGAGATAGCCGACCTGCTGTGGAAGTTCGCGACCGAGGACTCGCTGTGGCGCACGCTGGAGAATTTGGGCGTGCGCCTGCTCCACCCCGGCCTCGGTGAATGGCAGGTCGTGGAGCTGCGGCCATCGCTCCACTGGCTCTACTTCGCGCTGCGACCGCTGCGCCTGACCGTCAAGTGGAGTCGGCGCCTGCTCATCGGCTAGCCGCAGCGCGCCGGCTCATCCCGCAGAACCCGCCGGCCCATGCTTGACGAACGTGCCGGCGTCGAGTTCGCGCCACGCGCTGTCGAGCTCATCGCGGGTGTTCATGACGATGGGACCGCGCCACGCGATCGGCTCCCGTAGCGGGCGACCACCCACCAGAAGGAAGCGCGCACCACCCTGGCCGGCGGCGACGCGGACGAGGTCACCCTCGCCCGTGAGCACCACACTGCCGGGGTCGGCGACGATCGGTTCTCGCTGCTCGCCGAACCTCGCCGCGCCAGAGAACAGGTAGGCAAACACCGTGTGACCGAAGGCCGTGGGATGCTCCCACACAACTCCCGGATCGAGTGTGACATCGAGGTACTCGGGATCGATCACGATGTCTCGCACCGGCCCCGTGGTACCCCCGACCCGCCCGGCGATCACTCGCACGTGGACGCCGTCGACCGCATGTGTCGGAATCTGCGCCGCGGCGATGCCGCAGTACCGCGGATCGATCATCTTGTCGGCGGCGGGCAGATTTGCCCAGAGTTGAAACCCGCCCATTCGC includes:
- a CDS encoding radical SAM protein, with protein sequence MWTRLAAKRAPLSFQLELTARCNNDCRHCYINLPAGDLAARARELTAEEIFRIADQAVEMGAVWCLLTGGEPLLRADFAEIYLGLKQRGLLLSLFTNACLLAPEHVALLRRHPPRDVEVSVYGASREAYERVTRRRGSFAAFTRGLNLLLDGGVDVRLKAVAMRSNIDEFPAIAAFCRDRTKDYYRFDPLLHLRYDRDPERNAEIRAERLTPAEIVAVERADGERFGALTSVGVEGARTANDGSPRENDHLFHCGAGTSSFTVGADGMLRLCGALVHPGTTYNLRAGSLREAWQEFVPRVRDLRGTNQLFLQRCRQCDIIDLCQWCPAHADLESGAMDEWADYFCAVAHARAAALAVPLA
- a CDS encoding nucleotidyltransferase family protein, producing MSAAAARRLTPELEALLVCAQWVIDPAQTPRFRSALGRCASPQLLCRTAIAHGMTGHLRAALRTAPELQDTPLATTVAKVAASAARRGLRQSAVLLRLIDKLAGSGIEAMPIKGPAWAEALYGDVALRNWSDLDILVRYADVPRARAILLDEGFHDASSFNERFLAREHRGQGELHFASAKPVHLDLHWEVGVAYRGRGLPAQHFLARSVPRILLQRPILGPSAADLALLTCINGSRDRWNKIESLLALGVQIRDLPHDAWSDILAGAREVGCARRVVIGVTHVSRALGLDLPPAIAAAIAGDPVGRLLVCALSPDTLDTQSDDNGRREIADLLWKFATEDSLWRTLENLGVRLLHPGLGEWQVVELRPSLHWLYFALRPLRLTVKWSRRLLIG
- a CDS encoding pirin family protein, with amino-acid sequence MPAIREVTFVAPGRPTVEGAGVHLRRAFGFGLEREFDPFLLLDDFRGDDPSLYRAGFPWHPHRGIETITYVLEGEVDHGDSMGNQGTIGAGDVQWMTAGSGIIHQEMPRGESNGRMGGFQLWANLPAADKMIDPRYCGIAAAQIPTHAVDGVHVRVIAGRVGGTTGPVRDIVIDPEYLDVTLDPGVVWEHPTAFGHTVFAYLFSGAARFGEQREPIVADPGSVVLTGEGDLVRVAAGQGGARFLLVGGRPLREPIAWRGPIVMNTRDELDSAWRELDAGTFVKHGPAGSAG